The Penaeus vannamei isolate JL-2024 chromosome 13, ASM4276789v1, whole genome shotgun sequence genome window below encodes:
- the LOC113822277 gene encoding cuticle protein AM1199-like, whose translation MKTIVLALLVAVALADQPSFSYDAPAHRPSAPVRVVEIIRDDRVHPAADGSYTFDVETQDGIVRHEAGGPGGAQQGSVSFTFPDGQVFDLQFVADANGYQPQSPFLPVAPAFPHPIPAHALEQIERGRLEHEARARGELRESSSQGHSAPSQLYGRP comes from the exons ATGAAAACT ATCGTGTTGGCGTTGCTGGTGGCCGTGGCCCTGGCTGACCAGCCGTCCTTCTCCTACGACGCCCCTGCACACCGCCCATCCGCCCCCGTCAGAGTGGTCGAAATCATCCGCGACGATCGTGTCCATCCTGCTGCTGACGGCTCTTACACCTTCGACGTCGAGACTCAGGACGGCATCGTCAGGCACGAGGCTGGTGGCCCTGGAGGTGCTCAGCAAGGCTCAGTCAG CTTCACCTTCCCCGACGGCCAAGTCTTCGACCTCCAGTTCGTCGCCGACGCTAACGGTTACCAGCCTCAGTCGCCCTTCCTGCCCGTGGCTCCTGccttcccccaccctatccccgcccacgccctcgaacAGATCGAGCGAGGGCGTCTTGAGCATGAAGCTCGCGCCCGCGGAGAACTGCGTGAGTCCTCCAGCCAAGGTCACTCCGCTCCCTCACAACTCTACGGCCGACCTTAG